A window from Dioscorea cayenensis subsp. rotundata cultivar TDr96_F1 chromosome 10, TDr96_F1_v2_PseudoChromosome.rev07_lg8_w22 25.fasta, whole genome shotgun sequence encodes these proteins:
- the LOC120270554 gene encoding MYB-like transcription factor 4 isoform X2: MGRPPCCEKAHTNKGAWTKEEDQRLISYIKTNGEGLLRCGKSCRLRWINYLRPDLKRGNFTEEEDELIIKLHGFLGNKWSLIAGKLPGRTDNEIKNYWNTHIKRKLISCGIDPQTHRPLVGEKQQIGIRANGLTTYDNELNLDLSISLPYVQPQPASPSIQAKITSSTLSMAAAATTTTTTTSSTTTYAQSVCLCCHIGLQTSEACKCNVIQSQSVLRYYAT; the protein is encoded by the exons ATGGGAAGGCCACCATGCTGTGAGAAAGCTCACACAAACAAAGGAGCATGGACCAAAGAAGAAGACCAAAGACTCATTTCTTATATCAAAACCAATGGTGAAG GTTTGCTTAGGTGTGGTAAAAGCTGCCGTCTCCGGTGGATAAACTATCTCCGACCAGATCTCAAGCGTGGTAACTTcactgaagaagaagatgaactcATTATCAAGCTTCATGGCTTCCTTGGgaataa aTGGTCTTTGATCGCCGGAAAACTTCCCGGAAGGACGGATAATGAGATAAAGAATTATTGGAATACACATATTAAGCGGAAACTTATTAGCTGTGGTATTGATCCACAAACTCACCGACCGTTGGTCGGTGAGAAACAACAAATTGGTATTAGAGCCAATGGTTTAACTACTTATGATAATGAACTTAATCTAGACTTATCTATAAGTCTTCCTTATGTTCAACCTCAACCAGCATCACCTTCCATTCAAGCAAAGATAACAAGTTCAACATTATCTAtggcagcagcagcaacaacaacaacaacaacaactagtAGTACAACCACTTATGCTCAAAGTGTATGTCTTTGTTGTCATATAGGGTTGCAAACAAGTGAAGCTTGTAAGTGCAATGTCATTCAAAGCCAAAGTGTTCTTAGATATTATGCAACTTAA
- the LOC120270554 gene encoding MYB-like transcription factor 4 isoform X1 encodes MGRPPCCEKAHTNKGAWTKEEDQRLISYIKTNGEGCWRSLPKAAGLLRCGKSCRLRWINYLRPDLKRGNFTEEEDELIIKLHGFLGNKWSLIAGKLPGRTDNEIKNYWNTHIKRKLISCGIDPQTHRPLVGEKQQIGIRANGLTTYDNELNLDLSISLPYVQPQPASPSIQAKITSSTLSMAAAATTTTTTTSSTTTYAQSVCLCCHIGLQTSEACKCNVIQSQSVLRYYAT; translated from the exons ATGGGAAGGCCACCATGCTGTGAGAAAGCTCACACAAACAAAGGAGCATGGACCAAAGAAGAAGACCAAAGACTCATTTCTTATATCAAAACCAATGGTGAAGGTTGTTGGAGATCTCTCCCTAAAGCTGCAG GTTTGCTTAGGTGTGGTAAAAGCTGCCGTCTCCGGTGGATAAACTATCTCCGACCAGATCTCAAGCGTGGTAACTTcactgaagaagaagatgaactcATTATCAAGCTTCATGGCTTCCTTGGgaataa aTGGTCTTTGATCGCCGGAAAACTTCCCGGAAGGACGGATAATGAGATAAAGAATTATTGGAATACACATATTAAGCGGAAACTTATTAGCTGTGGTATTGATCCACAAACTCACCGACCGTTGGTCGGTGAGAAACAACAAATTGGTATTAGAGCCAATGGTTTAACTACTTATGATAATGAACTTAATCTAGACTTATCTATAAGTCTTCCTTATGTTCAACCTCAACCAGCATCACCTTCCATTCAAGCAAAGATAACAAGTTCAACATTATCTAtggcagcagcagcaacaacaacaacaacaacaactagtAGTACAACCACTTATGCTCAAAGTGTATGTCTTTGTTGTCATATAGGGTTGCAAACAAGTGAAGCTTGTAAGTGCAATGTCATTCAAAGCCAAAGTGTTCTTAGATATTATGCAACTTAA